In a genomic window of Coprococcus eutactus:
- a CDS encoding glycoside hydrolase family 9 protein: MAKMRKVLAVTMAAAMTMSMLAGCGDKKTDGTEEQTVQSTETESGDVSTETEETETSEAVTEEENSQVTDGDVLVDLNFDDNDTDGCATYFNGGQAELLNENGELCLDVTSTGKLDYANQIFYDGFALNQDCVYELSFDVHSTIERALQYRIQINGGDYHAYVMDEAMVGTDTQHVSTQFTMSEESDPAPRLCMNLGHFEGKGDDSTPHKIYFDNIKLTVVDASKAQQVESIPEPKIVNVNQLGYKKNAQKLATITNESAKTFDVVDVATGKSVKTGELGDWHYDSGADLRYTIVDFSDVNAEGTYKITVDTGEESYEFQVKDGIYDDIYKASVLMLYDQRCGTALDSAAAGDFAHEACHTGQAIVYGSDVAKDVTGGWHDAGDYGRYVVPGAKAVQDLLLTYEDSAEAAKDDTIGIPESGNGVPDILDEARYELDWMLKMQDENSGGVYHKVTGEVFPETVLAVDETAQMILSPISTAATGDFAAVMAKASVIYRDIDKDFADTCLAAAQKAWKYLEEHEEDPGFTNVGDIVTGSYSDGRMTDEYLWAAAELYIATGDESYNDYVKKTVKTSVKYGLGWADVGYYAIYDYCMNVKDCEAEKAILKEGADDLVKNYGKCGFGSATGGEYVWGSNMAVANDGMLLLMASKVFGDDSYVDYAADQLNYLLGRNPVSYCYVTGYGSQTPENPHHRPSEVLGKAMPGMLIGGANGNLQDPYAKAVLADMAPEKCYVDNAQSYSCNEVTIYWNSPLVYLLAAMK; encoded by the coding sequence ATGGCGAAGATGAGAAAGGTACTTGCAGTTACCATGGCAGCGGCTATGACCATGTCGATGCTTGCCGGTTGCGGGGACAAGAAGACAGACGGTACAGAGGAGCAGACAGTGCAGAGCACTGAGACGGAGTCGGGGGATGTGTCCACGGAGACAGAGGAGACAGAGACATCTGAGGCGGTCACTGAGGAGGAGAACAGTCAGGTGACAGATGGGGATGTGCTCGTTGATCTGAATTTTGATGACAATGATACAGATGGATGTGCCACATATTTTAACGGCGGTCAGGCGGAACTGCTTAATGAGAATGGTGAGTTGTGTCTTGATGTGACATCGACAGGCAAGCTCGACTATGCAAACCAGATATTTTATGACGGATTTGCACTCAATCAGGATTGTGTATACGAGCTTTCATTTGATGTTCACAGCACTATAGAGAGGGCACTTCAGTACAGGATACAGATAAATGGCGGAGATTACCATGCGTATGTCATGGACGAGGCGATGGTTGGAACAGACACGCAGCATGTTTCGACACAGTTCACCATGAGCGAGGAGTCGGATCCGGCGCCTAGACTCTGCATGAACCTCGGGCACTTTGAAGGCAAGGGTGATGACAGTACTCCACATAAGATATATTTTGACAATATAAAGCTTACGGTCGTGGATGCATCAAAGGCACAGCAGGTCGAGTCCATTCCGGAGCCTAAGATCGTAAATGTCAACCAGCTCGGATATAAGAAGAATGCCCAGAAGCTTGCGACCATAACAAATGAGTCGGCAAAGACATTTGATGTTGTGGACGTTGCGACAGGAAAGTCTGTTAAGACGGGCGAGCTTGGCGACTGGCATTATGATTCCGGCGCTGATCTCAGATATACGATCGTGGATTTCAGCGATGTGAATGCTGAGGGTACATACAAGATAACAGTAGATACAGGTGAGGAGTCATACGAGTTCCAGGTGAAGGATGGAATATATGACGATATTTATAAGGCATCAGTTCTCATGCTCTATGACCAGAGATGTGGAACAGCACTTGACAGCGCAGCTGCAGGTGATTTTGCCCATGAAGCATGTCATACCGGACAGGCTATAGTGTACGGATCAGATGTGGCAAAGGATGTGACCGGCGGCTGGCATGATGCAGGAGACTACGGCAGATATGTGGTTCCGGGGGCGAAGGCTGTGCAGGATCTTTTGCTCACATATGAGGACTCAGCTGAGGCTGCAAAGGATGACACTATAGGAATACCTGAGAGTGGCAATGGGGTTCCGGATATTCTCGATGAGGCGAGATACGAGCTTGACTGGATGCTCAAGATGCAGGATGAGAACAGCGGTGGTGTATACCACAAGGTTACAGGTGAGGTGTTCCCTGAGACTGTTCTTGCAGTTGATGAGACAGCACAGATGATACTGTCACCTATATCCACTGCAGCCACGGGCGATTTTGCCGCAGTCATGGCAAAAGCCTCAGTTATATACAGGGATATAGATAAAGATTTTGCAGATACATGTCTTGCTGCGGCCCAGAAGGCATGGAAATATCTCGAAGAGCATGAGGAAGATCCGGGATTTACAAATGTTGGAGACATAGTAACAGGTTCTTATTCGGATGGAAGAATGACTGACGAGTATCTGTGGGCAGCTGCAGAACTCTATATAGCGACCGGGGATGAGAGTTACAACGACTATGTCAAGAAAACCGTCAAGACCAGCGTGAAGTATGGCCTTGGATGGGCTGACGTAGGTTACTATGCGATATACGACTACTGCATGAATGTCAAGGATTGTGAAGCTGAGAAGGCCATCCTCAAGGAGGGCGCAGATGATCTTGTCAAGAATTATGGCAAGTGCGGATTTGGCTCTGCAACCGGCGGTGAGTATGTATGGGGAAGCAATATGGCTGTGGCAAATGACGGAATGTTACTGCTCATGGCTTCAAAGGTCTTCGGTGATGATTCTTATGTCGATTATGCCGCAGACCAGCTCAACTACCTGCTCGGAAGGAATCCGGTCAGCTACTGTTATGTGACAGGTTACGGTTCACAGACACCGGAAAATCCACACCACAGACCATCAGAGGTCCTTGGAAAGGCAATGCCTGGAATGCTCATAGGCGGTGCAAATGGAAATCTTCAGGACCCATATGCGAAGGCGGTCCTTGCTGACATGGCACCGGAGAAATGCTATGTGGACAATGCACAGAGCTATTCATGCAACGAGGTTACGATCTACTGGAATTCACCACTGGTATATCTGCTTGCGGCTATGAAGTAG
- the hisA gene encoding phosphoribosylformimino-5-aminoimidazole carboxamide ribotide isomerase, whose protein sequence is MRFRPCIDIHNGQVKQIVGGSLCDEGDRADENFVSHQDGSFFADLYKKYGLTGGHIILLNPASSEYYDADVNQARLALEAYPGGLQIGGGINAGNAEKFIDMGASHVIATSFVFRDGEINFDNLNALEKAVGREHLVLDLSCRKKDGEYYIVTDRWQKFTNVKVDDDTLDMLSEYCDEYLVHAVDVEGKASGIEEHVADMLGRWGKLPMTYAGGVASFDDLEQLRSLGRNRIDVTIGSALDIFGGHMAFQDIIRFMEGK, encoded by the coding sequence ATGAGATTCAGACCATGTATAGACATTCACAATGGACAGGTGAAACAGATAGTTGGAGGAAGCCTCTGCGATGAGGGCGACAGGGCGGACGAGAACTTTGTGTCACATCAGGATGGCAGTTTTTTTGCTGATCTGTATAAGAAATATGGGCTTACAGGCGGACATATCATCTTGCTGAATCCGGCATCCAGTGAGTATTATGATGCGGATGTGAATCAGGCAAGGCTTGCCCTTGAGGCATATCCGGGAGGTCTGCAGATCGGTGGCGGAATAAATGCCGGCAATGCGGAGAAATTCATAGATATGGGTGCATCCCATGTCATAGCAACATCCTTTGTGTTCAGGGATGGCGAGATAAATTTCGACAACCTGAATGCCCTTGAGAAGGCTGTCGGCAGGGAACATCTCGTGCTGGATCTGTCATGTCGTAAGAAGGATGGGGAGTATTACATTGTCACTGACAGATGGCAGAAATTCACCAATGTAAAGGTGGACGATGATACGCTTGATATGTTGTCTGAGTACTGTGATGAGTACCTGGTCCACGCTGTGGATGTGGAGGGCAAGGCCTCCGGTATCGAGGAGCATGTGGCTGACATGCTTGGACGATGGGGGAAGCTGCCTATGACATATGCGGGAGGAGTGGCATCATTTGACGATCTGGAACAGCTTAGAAGTCTTGGAAGGAACAGGATAGATGTGACGATAGGGAGCGCACTTGATATCTTCGGGGGACACATGGCGTTTCAGGACATTATAAGGTTTATGGAGGGTAAATAA
- a CDS encoding AAA family ATPase, which translates to MNYSLKAELDNCYSFADSLDNDGYGARQKAGLKTREMLQFDVLQFLAYLSSSNQAELTLEIKFIREYLNQHFTTDRFRTFKYERTTGDFASTPPRSLTYFVQGDLARMKVNPNAVYRSRDYVRTFKLMGQEFIACNNLTDEGEIAKLTGYCLMLDKYLKSMNLYAIDPSPLLDKYNALPKNTPTANQTGSTTVTAKPEPVKDVDTLLEELDSMTGLESVKKDITNLVNLLKIKKLREENGMKQPSVSLHLVFSGNPGTGKTTVARLLANIYKGLGVLSRGQLVEVDRGGLVVGYIGQTAIKTSEVIESALGGILFIDEAYTLTAGKGENDFGQEAVDTLLKAMEDHRDDFIVIVAGYPDLMEQFLSSNPGLRSRFNKFITFEDYTGDELMSIFESMCSKQEYKLDDAARDYAQNYWADKAANHDETFANAREVRNFMESAISRQATRIVSMDKIDVDTLATLTAADLME; encoded by the coding sequence ATGAATTACTCACTGAAAGCCGAACTGGATAACTGCTATTCATTTGCCGATTCTTTGGACAACGACGGCTATGGTGCACGTCAGAAAGCAGGGCTCAAGACAAGGGAGATGCTGCAGTTCGATGTTCTTCAGTTTCTTGCATATCTGTCCAGTTCTAACCAGGCTGAACTTACCCTGGAGATAAAATTCATCCGCGAATATCTGAATCAACATTTTACAACTGACAGGTTCCGCACATTCAAATACGAGAGGACGACCGGAGATTTCGCCAGCACTCCGCCCCGTTCACTGACGTATTTCGTTCAGGGTGACCTTGCCCGCATGAAGGTTAATCCCAATGCGGTGTACCGTTCAAGAGACTATGTACGGACATTCAAACTCATGGGACAGGAATTTATCGCCTGCAACAACCTGACAGACGAAGGCGAGATTGCGAAGCTCACCGGCTACTGCCTGATGCTTGACAAGTACCTGAAGTCCATGAACCTTTACGCGATAGATCCAAGCCCGCTTCTCGACAAATATAACGCACTGCCTAAGAACACTCCAACAGCAAACCAGACCGGATCCACTACTGTCACAGCAAAACCGGAACCGGTGAAGGACGTGGATACTCTTCTTGAAGAACTCGACTCCATGACCGGACTTGAGAGTGTGAAGAAGGATATCACAAACCTTGTAAACCTCCTGAAGATCAAGAAGCTCCGTGAAGAAAATGGCATGAAACAGCCATCCGTATCCCTCCACCTCGTATTTTCGGGTAATCCAGGTACAGGAAAGACAACCGTTGCCAGACTTCTTGCCAATATCTACAAAGGACTGGGGGTTCTGTCAAGGGGACAGCTTGTAGAGGTCGACCGCGGAGGCCTTGTGGTCGGCTATATCGGTCAGACAGCCATCAAGACATCTGAGGTCATAGAGTCCGCACTAGGCGGCATTTTGTTCATAGATGAGGCGTACACCCTCACTGCCGGAAAGGGCGAGAACGATTTTGGACAGGAGGCCGTGGACACTCTTCTTAAAGCCATGGAGGATCACAGGGATGACTTCATAGTCATCGTAGCCGGATATCCTGACCTGATGGAGCAATTCCTAAGTTCCAATCCAGGGCTGCGCTCAAGATTCAACAAGTTCATCACATTTGAGGACTACACAGGCGATGAACTGATGTCCATATTCGAGAGCATGTGTTCAAAGCAGGAATACAAGCTGGATGATGCCGCCCGCGATTACGCACAGAACTACTGGGCAGACAAGGCAGCAAACCACGACGAGACATTTGCCAATGCCCGTGAGGTACGAAACTTTATGGAGTCTGCTATTTCAAGACAGGCCACACGTATTGTTTCAATGGACAAGATAGATGTGGATACCCTTGCAACCCTTACCGCTGCAGATCTAATGGAATAG
- a CDS encoding YesL family protein — protein MIRSVTTDNPVMNFLTIVCDIVILHFLWLLTSLPVLTIGASTTALYYTTMKCIRNGQGGVVKMFFKSFKDNFKQATGIGILALIAGFICVFDMYFAINKNLKSMMVIFTIMSLIYLFTVLYVFPLQAQFENTVKTTIKNAFLLSIKNLPWTLLLTAITALMVVMSYLNSTVLGIMLICAAGLHAYLCSLIFVHIFREYMPEEDNKADEDFHIKETTDTVETTDTDDSTQD, from the coding sequence TTGATCAGATCGGTTACAACAGACAATCCCGTTATGAACTTTTTAACCATCGTGTGTGATATAGTCATACTGCACTTTTTATGGCTGCTGACTTCCCTGCCAGTTCTCACAATAGGAGCATCCACCACTGCACTCTACTATACCACCATGAAGTGTATCCGAAATGGACAGGGTGGGGTGGTAAAGATGTTCTTCAAGAGTTTTAAGGACAACTTTAAGCAGGCAACTGGCATCGGTATTCTGGCTTTGATCGCAGGTTTTATATGTGTCTTCGACATGTACTTTGCCATCAATAAAAATCTCAAGAGTATGATGGTCATTTTCACCATCATGTCCCTGATATACCTGTTCACAGTGCTATATGTATTTCCACTTCAAGCACAGTTTGAGAACACCGTCAAGACGACTATCAAGAACGCTTTCCTGCTGTCCATCAAGAACCTTCCGTGGACACTGCTGCTCACAGCCATCACCGCTCTCATGGTCGTGATGAGCTATCTGAACTCTACAGTTCTTGGAATCATGCTCATATGTGCTGCAGGGCTTCACGCATACCTCTGTTCCCTCATATTTGTGCACATCTTCCGCGAATATATGCCAGAGGAAGATAACAAAGCTGATGAAGATTTCCACATTAAGGAAACTACAGATACAGTGGAAACTACAGATACCGATGACAGCACTCAGGACTAA
- a CDS encoding ComF family protein: MRIFDIITDLIFPRRCAICDEVIPYGGGSVCSSHTDLPYVKPPVCMRCGKEIDSEEREFCLDCERHFRNFEKGFPVFNYLEPVKTSVLAIKYHEKIEYCDFYGKQMADKVRPYAAQYGIDAVTCVPLHRKKLRKRGYNQAQELARVVADELGLPLRSDMLVRDRYTAPQKSLDNLERANNIKESMTIGKVYPQYKNILIVDDIYTTGVTIDVCASLLKEAGACNVYYSSVCIGKGR, from the coding sequence TTGAGAATATTTGACATTATCACGGATCTGATATTTCCGCGTAGATGTGCTATATGTGATGAGGTCATTCCATATGGTGGGGGATCTGTGTGCAGCAGTCACACAGACCTGCCCTATGTGAAGCCTCCTGTGTGCATGAGGTGTGGGAAAGAGATCGATTCTGAGGAAAGAGAATTCTGTCTTGATTGTGAGAGACATTTCAGGAATTTCGAGAAAGGGTTTCCGGTGTTCAACTACCTAGAGCCCGTCAAGACCAGTGTCCTGGCGATAAAATATCATGAGAAAATAGAATATTGCGATTTTTATGGAAAACAGATGGCGGACAAGGTGCGTCCTTATGCAGCCCAGTATGGGATAGATGCAGTAACCTGTGTTCCTCTTCACAGGAAAAAACTCAGGAAAAGAGGGTACAATCAGGCTCAGGAACTTGCCAGGGTGGTGGCGGATGAGCTTGGACTTCCGCTGCGCTCAGATATGCTCGTGAGGGACAGATATACCGCGCCCCAGAAGTCACTCGACAATCTGGAGAGGGCAAACAATATAAAAGAGTCCATGACTATTGGCAAGGTTTATCCACAATACAAAAACATACTCATAGTGGATGACATATACACGACAGGAGTCACTATAGACGTATGCGCCAGTCTCCTAAAGGAAGCTGGCGCGTGTAATGTGTATTATTCATCTGTATGTATAGGCAAGGGACGTTAG
- the recD2 gene encoding SF1B family DNA helicase RecD2, whose translation MVREGYVEKVIYKNEDNGYAVFTVEGEDGEDVFVGNLRGVAEGVYVSAEGEFVEHPSYDLQFKFTSCEIKMPDDIIGVEKYLGSGVIKGVGEALAKRIVKKFKMDSLRIIEEEPERLAEIRGISERKAREIAVSYNEKKEMQDALMFLSGLNIPVNLAVKIYNEYGDRLYDVVRTNPYKIAEDITGIGFKTADEIADRLGIGKDSDFRVRAAIMYALSGANRLGHMYLPQKMLVDKTYDLLMNEYMPYDPELEMTICNQILELSVAGKIIVKELGLNGESRDVGSESEKAGIEGSESMFDDGFDSVFDTQAEVQIDAPPETHTENIVYRVGDYYTELNSARMLTALDIDFSKAKLNIDKVIKTVEDEEKIQLADAQRQAVEKAVGHGVAVITGGPGTGKTTIINVLIRIYESLRMNIVLAAPTGRAAKRITEATGYAAQTIHRLLELNGGVDDDGDSVYVFARNESNPLEADVIIIDEMSMVDSGIFYSLLKAVTPGTRLVLVGDSNQLPSVGPGNVLKDIIASGVFHVSVLDRIYRQGKDSDIIGNAHKINAGVHIEIKNKSEDFFFIPRNGYNEIISELKVLMTKQLPSFFKVNSSDIQVLTPMRKFDLGIENLNRQLQEILNPSGKGKPEYVRGDVVFRQGDKVMQVKNNYKQEWKIMDPTGRFAKEEGVGVFNGDIGFVRTVDDYDQKIIVEFDDGRQSEYPYNQLEELEHAFAITIHKSQGSEYPVVVLPLLRCPPKLLNRNLLYTAVTRARRCVVIVGNIGLANAMIDNEDEQKRFTTFALRLSEAAEGGA comes from the coding sequence TTGGTTAGAGAAGGATATGTAGAAAAGGTTATATATAAGAACGAAGACAATGGATACGCCGTCTTCACCGTAGAAGGTGAGGACGGCGAAGATGTTTTTGTGGGGAATCTGCGAGGCGTGGCGGAGGGCGTGTATGTATCTGCAGAGGGAGAATTTGTGGAACATCCCAGCTATGATCTGCAGTTCAAATTCACATCCTGTGAGATAAAGATGCCGGATGACATTATCGGCGTTGAGAAGTATCTTGGTTCAGGCGTGATAAAGGGTGTAGGCGAAGCCCTGGCGAAGAGGATCGTGAAGAAGTTCAAGATGGATTCGCTGAGGATTATAGAGGAGGAGCCTGAGAGACTTGCGGAGATCAGAGGAATATCTGAGAGAAAGGCAAGGGAGATAGCAGTCTCCTACAACGAAAAAAAAGAGATGCAGGATGCGCTGATGTTCCTCTCGGGACTTAACATTCCAGTGAATCTTGCGGTTAAGATATACAATGAATACGGTGACAGGTTATATGACGTTGTCAGGACAAATCCCTATAAGATAGCGGAGGATATAACCGGCATTGGATTCAAGACTGCCGATGAGATAGCGGACAGACTTGGCATAGGCAAGGACTCTGATTTCAGAGTCAGGGCGGCTATAATGTATGCGCTGTCGGGGGCGAACAGGCTGGGACATATGTATCTCCCGCAGAAGATGCTTGTAGACAAGACTTACGATCTTCTTATGAATGAATACATGCCGTATGATCCGGAGCTGGAGATGACTATATGTAATCAGATACTGGAACTGAGTGTTGCGGGAAAGATCATCGTAAAGGAGCTTGGATTAAATGGGGAGTCCAGGGATGTAGGATCAGAAAGTGAAAAAGCCGGGATTGAAGGATCCGAGAGTATGTTTGATGATGGATTTGATTCCGTGTTTGACACCCAGGCGGAAGTGCAGATAGATGCGCCTCCTGAAACACATACTGAGAATATAGTCTACCGAGTCGGTGACTACTATACGGAGCTGAATTCGGCGAGAATGCTCACCGCGCTTGATATAGACTTTTCAAAGGCAAAACTTAATATAGATAAGGTTATAAAAACTGTTGAGGACGAGGAGAAGATACAACTTGCGGATGCGCAGAGACAGGCGGTGGAAAAGGCAGTGGGACATGGCGTAGCCGTTATCACAGGTGGACCGGGAACAGGTAAGACCACCATAATCAATGTTCTTATCAGGATATACGAAAGCCTTCGCATGAACATAGTGCTGGCTGCTCCTACGGGGCGGGCTGCAAAGAGGATAACTGAGGCCACAGGATATGCGGCCCAGACCATACACAGACTTCTAGAACTCAATGGTGGTGTGGACGATGATGGTGATTCGGTATATGTATTTGCGAGAAATGAAAGCAATCCCCTGGAAGCGGATGTTATAATAATCGATGAGATGTCCATGGTGGACAGTGGAATATTCTACAGCCTTTTGAAGGCTGTGACTCCGGGTACTAGACTTGTCCTTGTGGGAGATTCCAACCAACTTCCATCAGTTGGCCCTGGAAACGTGCTCAAGGATATCATTGCCTCTGGAGTATTCCATGTGTCGGTTCTCGACAGGATATACAGGCAGGGAAAGGACAGCGATATCATAGGCAATGCCCACAAGATCAATGCGGGTGTACATATCGAGATAAAGAACAAGAGTGAGGATTTTTTCTTTATACCGAGAAATGGGTATAATGAGATAATATCTGAACTGAAGGTTCTGATGACAAAGCAGCTTCCATCATTTTTCAAGGTGAACAGTTCGGATATACAGGTTCTCACACCTATGAGGAAATTTGACCTTGGAATAGAGAATCTCAACAGACAGCTCCAGGAGATACTCAACCCATCCGGGAAGGGAAAGCCGGAGTATGTGAGAGGAGATGTTGTGTTCCGTCAGGGAGACAAAGTCATGCAGGTGAAGAACAACTACAAGCAGGAATGGAAGATAATGGATCCCACCGGCAGGTTTGCGAAAGAGGAAGGTGTCGGTGTGTTCAACGGAGATATAGGATTTGTCAGGACGGTGGATGACTATGACCAGAAGATCATAGTTGAATTTGACGATGGAAGACAGAGTGAGTATCCGTATAACCAGCTGGAGGAGCTGGAGCATGCGTTTGCGATAACTATCCACAAGTCCCAGGGAAGTGAGTACCCGGTGGTGGTTCTTCCGCTTCTCAGATGCCCGCCAAAGCTTCTCAACAGAAACCTTCTGTACACTGCGGTGACAAGGGCAAGAAGATGTGTGGTCATAGTCGGCAATATAGGACTGGCAAATGCCATGATAGACAATGAAGATGAACAGAAGAGATTTACCACATTTGCGCTACGGCTCAGTGAGGCTGCCGAGGGCGGAGCGTGA
- the mreB gene encoding rod shape-determining protein, which yields MASADIGIDLGTASILVYVKGKGVVLKEPSVVAYDRDTNKIVAIGEEARLMLGRTPGNIVAIRPLRQGVISDYTITEKMLKYFIQKAVGRSYFGRRPRISVCVPSQVTEVEKKAVEDATYAAGARDVSIIEEPVAAAIGAGIDIYRPCGNMIVDIGGGTADIAVISLGGPVVSASIKVAGDDFDEAVVRFMRKKHNLLIGERTAEEIKIKIGTCYRRPENITLDIRGRNLVTGLPKTVTVTSDETEEALREPASQICEAVHSVLERTPPELAADIADRGIVLTGGGALLHGLEELLEEKTGITTMTAEDPLRAVAIGTGKYIELLSEKKN from the coding sequence ATGGCAAGCGCAGATATTGGTATAGATTTAGGTACAGCCAGTATCCTGGTATATGTAAAAGGAAAAGGCGTTGTATTGAAAGAGCCTTCTGTAGTTGCATATGACAGAGATACGAATAAGATAGTGGCAATCGGTGAAGAGGCAAGACTTATGCTTGGCAGGACTCCGGGTAATATAGTTGCCATCAGACCCCTCAGACAGGGCGTTATCTCGGATTACACGATAACTGAGAAGATGCTGAAGTATTTTATTCAGAAGGCCGTTGGAAGAAGTTACTTTGGCAGAAGGCCTAGGATAAGTGTATGTGTACCTTCTCAGGTAACAGAGGTTGAGAAGAAGGCGGTCGAGGATGCGACATATGCAGCCGGGGCCAGGGATGTTTCGATTATAGAGGAGCCTGTTGCTGCGGCGATAGGTGCAGGTATAGATATATACAGACCGTGTGGCAACATGATAGTCGATATAGGTGGAGGAACTGCAGATATCGCAGTCATATCACTTGGTGGCCCTGTTGTAAGTGCGTCCATCAAGGTCGCAGGTGATGATTTTGATGAGGCTGTCGTAAGATTTATGAGAAAGAAGCATAACCTTCTCATAGGAGAGAGAACCGCAGAGGAGATCAAGATCAAGATAGGTACATGCTACAGACGACCTGAGAATATAACACTCGACATAAGAGGAAGAAACCTTGTGACTGGACTTCCAAAGACGGTCACTGTTACATCGGATGAGACAGAGGAGGCACTTCGTGAGCCGGCATCACAGATATGTGAGGCTGTTCACTCTGTACTTGAGAGAACTCCGCCTGAACTTGCCGCAGACATTGCGGATAGAGGAATAGTTCTCACAGGTGGTGGAGCGCTTCTCCACGGACTTGAGGAACTTCTTGAGGAGAAGACAGGAATCACTACAATGACAGCCGAGGATCCACTCAGAGCTGTGGCGATAGGAACCGGCAAGTATATAGAGCTTTTGAGTGAGAAGAAGAACTAG